The DNA segment cccaccccgcacccaACACAAGCTCTTCTTAAAGGCAAATTTGGAAAACAGGGGAATAAGAAGAGCTTGTGTGAAATgagcaaaaactttttttaaaaagttaagctACTGGACTTGAGGGAGAGctaaagagggaagaaagagccATGTCCCACGAAGGCAGAAACTTCTGTGGCAGCAGATAATAAAAGTAGAGCGCCAAGTAAAAAGCTTActtctcacccccccccctccatacAGTACCGAGTTTCCGGCAGAAGCTCACCCACTTGGTGGGGTATTCGGGATGTGTCCATCTGCTTTGCAGAATCTGTCACAAGGCCTCACGTGGGCTCCAACACCCCTATAGCCACTGAAAACTCCGAAGTGCCTGTGTGCGGAGGTGGTGCTTTTCTGACCTGGTGAGACAGTGCACAAGGCTTACCTGGGTTAAAGAGCACGGTCCCCTTCAGATAGGCATACTCCTTGGTATCGATGTTCAGACTCCAGCACTTGATAAAGAAGCTCTTTATGGCTTGGACCACTGCGGCTGAGGGCAGGTGCCCAGCCTCTGTGGACGACCCCATCTGTGGCTCCTCTGTGGCCTGGGACTCTGCGGGCTCCGCGCCCTCGGTCTCCTGCCGCCTGGTGGTGAGCATCTTCTGCAGCACGCTGGGCTCGGAGATCTCCATCATCTCGAAGTGCAGGTGATCTTGGGCCAGCTCAAGCATGAGTAGGGGGGCCCAACAGCTCCTCACCAGCACCAGCTGCTGATCCAGGGGCAAGATCTGGAAGCAGGGCAAGTACTTGACGAAGCGCAGCGTCTTCAGCAGGCCAGCCGACGCTGCCTCGCACACCACCTGTGGATTCTTGAGTGCCAGCGGACGCTGCACGCCAGACGAGGCGTCCCACCTGGGCTGCTCTTCGGGAGCCGCGGGCGTTTGATCCGCGCTCCCGGGCGTGCCAGAGGCAATGCTGCTCTGCTGGGGCTGCTGGTCACCGCACCCGTAGCCGCTGCGGCATAGGAGCGCCATGGCCTGTGCTCTCTGCAGCCCCTCTGAGGCACCCACACTCTGCGTACAGTAGGACAGCTGCCACCACTCGCCTCCGCGACGTGCCTCGGGCGCTTCCGGAGCCACGTGCGTCTGCTTGGCGCTAGTGAGCAAGCTGTACAAGATGCTGCCCTGCTTAGGGTGCTCTTCTCCGCAGAAGCAACAGCGGTACAGGAACGAGGGGGCCGGGCCGGCCGGCGGCCCCTCTCTGCCCACCAGGGGCTCGGCGCTGCCACAGGCGCAGCCCCAGCACGGAGCTCCGAATCGCACCCTGGGCGCCTCTGTCACTGCGCTTGACTGCTTGGCGCTAGTGAGCATAGAGTAGAGGATGCTGCCCTGGCGCGGGTGGTTCTCCCCGCAAAAGCAGCAGCGGTACAGGAGGGACATGGCTTGCCCGCCGGGCAATCCCTCCCTGCCCACGAAGGGCTGAGCGCCGCAGGcgcaaccccagcactgagccCCTAAGCGCACCTTGGGCTCTTCCGGAGCCGCGTGCTTCTGCTTCGCGCTCATCAGTAGATTGTAGAGGATGCTGCCCTGCCACGGGTGGTCCTCACCCGCCATGGCCCGAGGCTCCTGCAGCCCGTTCTGCCCAGTGGCCGCCGCCTGGGACTTATTTATACTGAGCGCGCACGCAAGCGCGTCCGCCTCCTCCCGCCTGGACAAGGGCGCAGAGGGGGACGCGCCGTTGTGCTtgaatgtgtgtgctcatgaCCTCGGAAGTTCAAAAGGTCAAAAACCCCTTA comes from the Peromyscus maniculatus bairdii isolate BWxNUB_F1_BW_parent chromosome X, HU_Pman_BW_mat_3.1, whole genome shotgun sequence genome and includes:
- the Nr0b1 gene encoding nuclear receptor subfamily 0 group B member 1, whose translation is MAGEDHPWQGSILYNLLMSAKQKHAAPEEPKVRLGAQCWGCACGAQPFVGREGLPGGQAMSLLYRCCFCGENHPRQGSILYSMLTSAKQSSAVTEAPRVRFGAPCWGCACGSAEPLVGREGPPAGPAPSFLYRCCFCGEEHPKQGSILYSLLTSAKQTHVAPEAPEARRGGEWWQLSYCTQSVGASEGLQRAQAMALLCRSGYGCGDQQPQQSSIASGTPGSADQTPAAPEEQPRWDASSGVQRPLALKNPQVVCEAASAGLLKTLRFVKYLPCFQILPLDQQLVLVRSCWAPLLMLELAQDHLHFEMMEISEPSVLQKMLTTRRQETEGAEPAESQATEEPQMGSSTEAGHLPSAAVVQAIKSFFIKCWSLNIDTKEYAYLKGTVLFNPDLPGLQCVKYIQGLQWRTQQILSEHIRMMQREYPIRSAELNSALFLLRFINTDAITELFFRPIIGAVSMDDMMLEMLCAKL